Within Streptomyces roseirectus, the genomic segment GTCCTTTCCACCTGCGCGCTGCGGAAAGGAGACACGAAGACCGCCTTCCGGATCGATAAAGACATGCGGGACGACGCTCTCCTGGGCAACACGGGGGTCGCCCGGCTCTCGACCGCGTGCATGGTCGCCCAGATCACGGAGATCGCCATCGGTCCCACAGCGGCGGAATACCTCCTTGAAGGGCTGGCCTCGGACACCGCGCAGCTCCACAGCCTGATCACGAGGCAGCCGGACGTCACGTCCTGGCTGGTGCGCACCGCGAACCGGCTGGGGAACGAGCAGATCTCCCGCAGGACGGTGTCGTCGGCCGGGGAACTCGCCGCCGGGCACCCCCAGTTCCGGGTCTTCCGCGCGTCGGCCCTGCACGCGGCGGGACTGACCGACAAGGACCCCGCCCAGCTGTGCGGCGCCGCGGAGCTGTACGCCGATCCGTGGCTGAAGGCGTCCGCCCTGGAGGACGTCGCCGTGCTCCTCTCGGCCCGGCGTTCGGACCACGCGTCGGCCGTCGGCTTCTTCAAGGAGGCGTCCCAGGGCTACGCCGCGACGGGAGCCGTGCGCGACGTCTCCCGGGTGGCGAACCGGCTGCGCGCCTTCGGTGTGCGCTGCCGGGCCGCCTGCGCGGAGTCCGGACCGGACACGGCGTTGCCGCTGACCAGCGCGGAGTCGGCGGTCGCCGACCTCACCAGCCAGGGGCTGACGAACACCGAGGTCGGCAAGCGGCTCTTCATCTCGCCGCACACCGTCGCGCATCACCTGCGGAGCATCTTCCGCAAGCTGAACATCTCCTCCCGTGTCCAACTGGCGCTCATCTGGAACAGCCACGCCCCGGTCCCGGAGGGCGTCAGGGCCCGGACCTGACACCCCGTCACATCACCAGCGGGCCGTCTCCCCGAAGAACTCGGCGATCTCCACCGTGGCCCCTCGCCGGCGCGCCTCGCGCAGGACGTGATGGCCCACCGCCAGGTCCAGGATGCCGAGCCCGAACGGGGAGAACACGGTCGGCCTCGCCGGATCCGGGACCACCTCGCCCGCCAGCACACCGCCCAGCGTCCCGGTGACGAACTCCCGCCCGCCGGTGAGCTGTTCGGCCAGATGGGGCGAGGTCTGGGCCTTCAGGCAGTGGTCGACGTCGTCGACGACGTTGTCGCAGCCCAGCAGGACCTCCGGAGCGAGGTCGCGCAGCGAGATGTTCAGCAGGAGCTGCCCAGGACGCAACAAGGTCCCGGCGGGCACGTAGGGCGTGGCCGCCGTGGTCGCGAACACCACCAGGTCCCGGGCGAGCGCCTGCTCCAGCGACCCCACCGCGCCGGGCACCCCGAGCCGCTGCCCGGCGTGCCGGACGAGATGCCCGGCGCTCGCCGCGTCCAGGTCGTGGACGAGGACGTCGGACAGGGCCACGCCATGGGCCGTGAGGTAGTCCAGTACGGTGCGGGCGATCACCCCGGCGCCGACGAAGGCCGCGCTCACCGGCCCGGCGCCGGGCGCCAGGGCGCGGGCCGCGATCGCCGCCGACGCCGCGGTGCGCGCGGCGCTGATCCCCGCCGCCTCCAGACAGGCCAGCGGATACCCCGTCGCGTAGTCGTTCAGCAGGAGGACGGCCGACGCACGCGGCAGCCCCCGCGCGATATTGCCGGGGAAGCTGGCGATCCACTTGATGCCGATCGCGTCCACGTCACCGCCGAGATAGGAGGGCAGCGCGATGACACGGGCGTCGGGCTTGTCGGGGAAACGCAGGAAGTAACTGTCGGGATTGACCGACTGCCCCTGCTCGTGGGCCAGATAGGTACGGGCGACGATGTCCAGGATCGCGGCGTGGGAGGCGCCGAGGATGCCGGAGACGACCGGTCCGGGAACGACCGAGAAGGGGGCCACGGGAATCTCTCCTGCTCTCATGGTGCGCTGACCGGCTGCGCGGCGGTCAGATCGGATGTCTCGGGGTAGTGGTCGCGCACCCAGGCGTCGCAGTACACGGTGTCCACGTACTTGTCGCCCAGGTCCGGGGAGACGGCGACGACCGTGCCGCCGGGCGCCAGCACCGGGGCGAGCCGGCGCACGGCGGACAGCACCGTCCCCGTGGAGCCGCCGACCAGCAGGCCGTACCGGGCGGCCACCATGCGGCACACGGCGATCGTGTCGGCTTCACTGACCTGCACCTTCTCCAGACCGTCCCGGTCGGCCCAGATCTCCGGCCGGCGGCTCGCGCCGATCCCCGGGATCCGGCGCGGCCCGGGAAGCCCGCCGAAGGTCACCGACCCCACCGCGTCCACCCCGACGACCCGCGTGCGCGGGCTGTGCCGGGCGAAGTACTCCACGCAGCCCATCAGGGTGCCGGTGGTGCCCGCGCCGACGAACAGCGCGTCGACGTCCCCCAGTTCGTGGTGCACGGCACGGGCGGTCCGCTCGCGGTGCACACGGACGTTGGCCGGGCTGGCGTACTGGTTGAGCCACACCAGGCCCGCATCCTCGGCGAGCCTGCGCCGGATGTAGTCCAGCCGGGTGTGCAGATAACCGCCGTGCGGATCCCGGACGTTCACCTCGACGACCTCCGCGCCCAG encodes:
- a CDS encoding helix-turn-helix transcriptional regulator gives rise to the protein MEAVAKATHVGRGRCPEDCRQLAHVWLASRLATLQMPCSGQRVLDAAGPLDAAPAARLRALAYATQARLDLTRGRLDEAVAAATDCLRANRPNGRGCLRATAHIVLSTCALRKGDTKTAFRIDKDMRDDALLGNTGVARLSTACMVAQITEIAIGPTAAEYLLEGLASDTAQLHSLITRQPDVTSWLVRTANRLGNEQISRRTVSSAGELAAGHPQFRVFRASALHAAGLTDKDPAQLCGAAELYADPWLKASALEDVAVLLSARRSDHASAVGFFKEASQGYAATGAVRDVSRVANRLRAFGVRCRAACAESGPDTALPLTSAESAVADLTSQGLTNTEVGKRLFISPHTVAHHLRSIFRKLNISSRVQLALIWNSHAPVPEGVRART
- the sbnB gene encoding 2,3-diaminopropionate biosynthesis protein SbnB — translated: MAPFSVVPGPVVSGILGASHAAILDIVARTYLAHEQGQSVNPDSYFLRFPDKPDARVIALPSYLGGDVDAIGIKWIASFPGNIARGLPRASAVLLLNDYATGYPLACLEAAGISAARTAASAAIAARALAPGAGPVSAAFVGAGVIARTVLDYLTAHGVALSDVLVHDLDAASAGHLVRHAGQRLGVPGAVGSLEQALARDLVVFATTAATPYVPAGTLLRPGQLLLNISLRDLAPEVLLGCDNVVDDVDHCLKAQTSPHLAEQLTGGREFVTGTLGGVLAGEVVPDPARPTVFSPFGLGILDLAVGHHVLREARRRGATVEIAEFFGETARW
- the sbnA gene encoding 2,3-diaminopropionate biosynthesis protein SbnA codes for the protein MIYDSASDIVLDNVFVRLPGFVPRVDVLLKLEGLNPAGSIKLKTALALIESAESTGLLRPGRRVIESSSGNLGVALATVCAARGYPLSVVTDPNAARQAIRLMECLGAEVVEVNVRDPHGGYLHTRLDYIRRRLAEDAGLVWLNQYASPANVRVHRERTARAVHHELGDVDALFVGAGTTGTLMGCVEYFARHSPRTRVVGVDAVGSVTFGGLPGPRRIPGIGASRRPEIWADRDGLEKVQVSEADTIAVCRMVAARYGLLVGGSTGTVLSAVRRLAPVLAPGGTVVAVSPDLGDKYVDTVYCDAWVRDHYPETSDLTAAQPVSAP